The window TTTCTTTAATGCGTGTCTCCAGCCGGGCCAATTTCCCAGTCGGCAAGGCCCAGGGATCCTTGATTTTGACATCGAATACACGCTCACCTTTCGGCTCCAATTCAAGTGCTTCAGCCAAGTAGGCATAACAGACGTTCTTCGTCGCATCCACGCCGATCTCCAGACCGCCCGCATCAATGATATCCGTGGCCCGTACTTCCGCAGGAAATTCATGCCGCACAGGAATCGGGCGCTTTTCAGTCGGGGACGTGTTAGTGACTTTAATATGCAGGATTACAACTGCATTGGTTGAGTCATTGATATCCCGGTCCACGGCAGGGGAACTCTTGGGTGCCCCAAGAATCATTTCCGGATCTTTCCCCGCGGAAATCACCAGATTTTCCAGCACGCCCACATCTTTTCGGATCCGGCTCATGGCATCCAAATTCGCTTCATAAGCACGAATATGATCCAGCGGTTTAACCGCTCCTACAGCATAGGCCGCCTGCCGGGATATTACGGCTTTTACACCCTCATCAATCACGCCCTGAAGCCGGCCGGCCGTTTCCTCTTTGTCGGAGGATTTCAATGCGCCAGCCAATTTCCCTGCATGCAACGCCAACTTCTGAATCTCGTCCTCCGGTATGACCCAAACATCTTTGATCACAACCTCAAACGTACGGGTCTCGGCTGGATTCAGCTCCACTTCCTTATTGATCCGATACGTTTTACCGGCCACATCATAAACAAACTCAAAACCCTGAGTGTTTTCGACATTTTCCGGTTTGACAAGACTGGGCAGAAGCGCCGTTGCGATGGCTTTTTGTTTTTCCGATTGAGAGGGATTGATCGCGCGAATTTTAAGGGTAATCACCGCTCCACTGACTGGAACACCCGATGACAGGATCAAACAAGCCAGAAGACATAAACCCAGTATTCGAGCCTGAAGCCCCCCCCGCACATGGATCGCGTCCTGATTATTAAACATAAGGCTAACCCTCACTCCCTGATGTGTTGGCCATGTTATCACCCATAAAAAAAGCGCGCAAATAGAAACAAGTGCCTCACCCCTTCATCAGGCACAGGTCAGCGCTCTAAATGAGCCTTTTTACTGCTGCGTCACTACAGCTGATCCCTCATTACCGTATTGGTCCTTTACGGTAATAACATTATCTCCCGTCTTCCCGGAATTCGCCTGATAAGTGGCATTACTGCCAGAAGCACTGATAATATTACCCAACCCGGAATTTGCCACACGCCATTCCAGCGGCAATGCAAGATTCCCACTGACCTGAGCGGTAAAAACCACCGACGAAGTTGTATTGCTTGAACCAGAACCTATAATTTTGGAGTCTGGTGACAATGTAATCCCCTCCGTTCCACCGGCACTCTCGCACCCCGTCCAGACCCATGCGGCCATTGCCATTAAAACAATACCCACCCCAAGTACGCTCAGTTTTCTCATAATATTTCTCCTTTTCCCCCATTCAAAAAATATCACCCAATTAATTCCGCTATTCAATCATGCACCTCACAGAATGCAAGCCATCAAAACGAGGGACAGCCCGCAGTTATTTATCATATAAGTCCTCCATAAAACTGAAAACTAACACTCCACCGCCCATTTCCAAAAGGGTATCGCCGTGATCTCGGCGCAAGGGTTTGCCTCCTCCATCCAAGTTACAATCAAGCCTTTAGTCACCTTAAGTTCGTTCATGGCTGATTTCAGCGAACTTACCTCACGCGCCAGAGTCTGTTCATCCCGTAATGACCAACAGACCTGAATCAACTGCGCCTCATCCTGATCGTCTTTTCGGCAAACAAAATCAGTCTCCAATCCCGCAGCCGAGAGATAATAGGATAAATCCAACCCCCGCGCCCGCAAATGGCTCCACACCATATTCTCAAGAAGATAGCCGCTGTCTTCAACCCCAGGCTGCCTAAACGCTGAGGGGAGGGCCACATCACTTGCATAGATCTTGGCCGGGTTGACACGTCGAACAGCAGCCGACCGACTGTATACCGGCACTCGCCCCAGCAAATAAGCATCCTCAAGTTGGGCCAGATTGTCATACAAGGTATTCTTGGAGCACGCAATACCCTGACTTTTTAAACTGTTATAAAACTTGGTGACACTGAAACGGTTGGCTGGCGCGGCTAAACATTGATGAATCAATGCCCGGAGCGCAGTCACATTGGTCTCGCCATACCGCTCAAGTACATCCCTCAGCAACACCACGTCCACATAATTGCGTACCACTTGCCGGCGTTGCTCATCCGCAAAATATTGGACCTCGGGAAAGCCACCGAGTTTAAGATACTGCTCAGCCGCATGCTGCACCCGGGCGCGTCGCGACGCACCCCAGCGTGGACTATTCAACTCTACATCCTCCCCATGATGACAGCTGAGAAATTCCCTGAACGAATAGGGGAAAACCTCCGTAGCATAAGAACGACCCCGCAGGCATGTCGCAATTTCACGGCTGAGCATACGCGATGAGGAGCCTGTAACAACCACCGTGATGTTTTCGGTGTCCAGAAGACGACGCACAAAATGCTCCCATCCCGGTACTGCCTGAATTTCATCAAAAAAGAACGTGCAAGAATGCTCCTTGTTTTCAGGATAACGCCTGAAATAGGCCGCAAGGATTCCATCCATATCCTCAATTTTCATCGGCAGCAGCCGATCATCCTCGAAATTCAGATAAAGCAGCCGATCCTTTGGGGTACCAGCTGCCATTAGTTCAGTCATATACTGATAACACAGACAGGTCTTGCCGCTCCGCCTCATTCCCAATACCACCGATGCCTTGCCCGGCAGAACTGTAATAGCCCTCTCACGATGCACTAATGTGGGCAACGGTCGGTCATAAAAGTCATCAATAAGATTTTCGAACACAGCCCTCATGTTTTAAAATTATCCTATTATAAGACCCAATAACAAGAAGTTTTATCCCTCAATAAGGGATAATTAAAAAAACTCCTCAAGGGCCTTTTTTGCCGCCTTAAACACCTGCTGGTCAGAACAGACAGCCTGAATGCGCCCATCGCGCCCTACCACCACGTTTCCGCTTACTCTCGCCCAATCCCATTTTCCCGACTCCTGCTTTTCGACGCTCATCTCTCGACTTTCTTCCCCCATCACCCCCACTGGCAAATCCGGATAAAGCCCCAAAGCCATCTGAGCGGCTTCACCCTTTCCTTCGCCCTCCGGCAGCACCCACAAACACAGACAGCCACGTCCCCCATATAGCTCTACCAAGCGGGACAACACCCCGCCCTCGTCCGGATATTGCGACCGTAAAGAGGCCTCCCCATAAACAGAACCAAAATGGAATACCACAACACGCCCCCGAAATTCATCCCAGCGAAACGGTGCCCCCATTGCCAAGTTTCCTCTGAGCCAGGTGATATTTTCATACAAATTGCTGAGTTGTTGAGTTGATAAGTTGTTCGCATATCCGGTTATTACGCTGTTGGCACCTTGAAAACCAATGACATCACTTTTCAGAACCACACGATAGTCGGGCTTTTCGGGAGCCAGCTCATAACGCAATCCTGCGGGAAGCCTCTCCGCGACAAACGTGCCATTCGTGCCAGAATAGATGGGAG of the bacterium genome contains:
- a CDS encoding ATP-binding protein, which gives rise to MRAVFENLIDDFYDRPLPTLVHRERAITVLPGKASVVLGMRRSGKTCLCYQYMTELMAAGTPKDRLLYLNFEDDRLLPMKIEDMDGILAAYFRRYPENKEHSCTFFFDEIQAVPGWEHFVRRLLDTENITVVVTGSSSRMLSREIATCLRGRSYATEVFPYSFREFLSCHHGEDVELNSPRWGASRRARVQHAAEQYLKLGGFPEVQYFADEQRRQVVRNYVDVVLLRDVLERYGETNVTALRALIHQCLAAPANRFSVTKFYNSLKSQGIACSKNTLYDNLAQLEDAYLLGRVPVYSRSAAVRRVNPAKIYASDVALPSAFRQPGVEDSGYLLENMVWSHLRARGLDLSYYLSAAGLETDFVCRKDDQDEAQLIQVCWSLRDEQTLAREVSSLKSAMNELKVTKGLIVTWMEEANPCAEITAIPFWKWAVEC